A window of Danaus plexippus chromosome 12, MEX_DaPlex, whole genome shotgun sequence contains these coding sequences:
- the LOC116772747 gene encoding uncharacterized protein MAL13P1.304-like isoform X4 — protein sequence MVAMLEIVSASNNNYFSSFLPTVNSASVPIRDITTSTTTSYRPYNDDHTSVQRHLDRPNQADIEIERSKKDKKWSIGKLFRRKKKEDESSSSQSEDGSKSPSKRKSKKKKRIPAVNNFDHIVIRDTRRAQSVAKPNTRDVTEDGILSDPSAGFINYKVNRPDFNASRDVFKMRENDNFLNKGLLETPSRKKRKSRLKARVEALRNSIKGESSSEDESLKSSSNSSSMIRFRSDDSLMRSRDSSLNKKSRSARNERYIKRLSRDDENQLNKEAELLQQGYTKAEVEMLTRTPTSQSSGYGTCKRDSNKSTTEQPVVNDANRGTMKSESISAFPSTQTYPSTINFNAKVNNERINYSIQYPSNNTNRGYLYLNNNRESSISNQYESPESIMCVKFPLGNVTDLKKEEKAPPVPPPRDMNRKVVTPTSMLYENNPFITERVNNSQNVKYGVPNNDFERIMRRSQERTLGKNGLRRPTSEDHIAIQNNEYLKNYSFRNDQPRRPASVSAEPNHYGLYINSPAWRRSEQSNIVKPEPLQVNQDYLYYADQSPRSRKPISIKSSQNELHNQYLSDSQVSTTMNEKPYHKPRTATEFWKKIDDAERQRRSHTVFANSRSNSDYSSNAQVNRLSTDQNNKLPWNKRSSENIDNSNKNKSFDIMDGAKVWKATTEYKRSTTVEPEKTPNSANKTHVRHKSDTYVSGSYLNPSDDEKNSERRKSTNLDDALNELEAIYNSLGLGDEDLLDRAEQRELMTPKSNEQFNDWNGNDNDIQLRSQPSTPLRRLSRRSTLPDKLQDDMAFRRMNSFSNKDKANFKDSQAQISYMLASPVYVPYASDDDRQSLRNEPDIVYDDVVYRNIKQTNSRLKTIDPQPPFGIPVGPVSPAPQSDYLHATPENKGRSRFVPKRSPDIVADDLAYRSLRKDNRHSSLFNGENYNGYNNNNSYTEFPFNKDNTANIKRKRAVRSLSANIFSMIQKEIDDALSTSKTSMLQKTSSNSDVMKRLRETFEKNDIQKDIYPRNKVKQRHNTVNLFANSTHAPSHQFSKDDSFIYNNDVCVVKPPSCDKSKSSSPSNRSPQASKRSSKDEFQQVLSMLAQEAMDTSNKLGVALAELDRNRNKNDGIDMQNRITDSRTLFLNGLTDKAIHESESSPKKDRLLENKEGAHLSNELSNKQSMGKKTEDSLLLISNQLHKVEDQLKHTIDKDSQVGNDCLRVKENVEKLNEKSVLSETNFSNEISSSSSIPDVVPVRTQPESKSVDLNESTKVIETTKPTINSLNPFLNTDDKMKEINEINAFKELKDGISDLIAGITEVNEKLFVSKKALPNEPISPKAIDSSIAKTTEKLNEVTKINANESPKRASISLSIYDDDMQSTKDGADSTEYNSSEELATIFKLDTGTKPSCDNDKPNKERNDLNSPKIVKNITQHLRRLSVDESTSQNNSLPTVPWRAKRQDNNSQKEKKGDSTKSKRNWHDSGTLMLACSYTLMFSQQLTELDWLTLLGLLLAIITIIAMLLI from the exons ATGGTGGCAATGTTGGAAATCGTCAGCGCTtctaataataactatttttcgTCATTCTTACCT ACGGTCAACTCCGCTTCTGTTCCCATCCGGGATATCACAACGTCAACCACAACTTCATATCGGCCGTACAACGATGACCACACCTCCGTCCAACGCCATTTAGACAGACCAAATCAGGCTGATATAGAAATTGAACGCTCcaagaaagataaaaaatggTCTATAGGAAAGCTTTttagaagaaaaaagaaagaagATGAAAGTTCATCGTCGCAAAGTGAGGATGGAAGTAAATCGCCatctaaaagaaaaagtaagAAGAAAAAACGTATCCCCGCCGTCAATAACTTCGACCACATAGTCATAAGAGATACGAGACGTGCGCAAAGTGTAGCGAAACCAAACACTCGTGATGTAACTGAAGATGGTATTTTATCTGATCCATCAGCTggattcataaattataaggtTAACAGGCCCGATTTTAATGCTTCTAGAGACGTTTTTAAAATGAgagaaaatgataattttttaaacaagggGCTCTTAGAAACACCCTCacgaaaaaaaagaaaaagcaGATTGAAAGCCCGTGTCGAGGCCTTGAGAAATAGTATTAAAGGAGAATCTAGCAGTGAAGATGAGTCTTTGAAGTCCTCTTCCAATTCATCTTCTATGATTAGATTTAGAAGTGATGACTCCTTAATGAGGTCTCGCGACagctcattaaataaaaaatcgagAAGTGCACGTAATGAGAGGTACATTAAGCGTCTCTCCCGAGATGACGAAAATCAGCTCAATAAAGAAGCAGAGCTACTTCAACAAGGTTATACTAAAGCAGAAGTTGAAATGCTAACACGAACGCCGACTAGTCAAAGTAGTGGCTATGGAACATGCAAACGTGATTCTAATAAAAGTACAACGGAACAGCCAGTAGTGAATGACGCTAACAGAGGCACTATGAAATCGGAGTCTATATCTGCATTTCCATCAACTCAAACATACCCTTCAACGATTAATTTTAACGCCAAAGTTAACAACGAACGTATTAATTACTCAATACAATACCCAAGTAACAACACCAATCGGGGATACTTAtaccttaataataatagagagAGTAGCATTTCAAATCAATATGAAAGTCCAGAGAGTATAATGTGTGTTAAATTTCCTTTAGGAAATGTTACCGATCTTAAAAAAGAGGAAAAGGCCCCACCAGTACCGCCGCCTAGAGATATGAATCGAAAAGTTGTTACTCCTACTTCAATGCTCTATGAAAACAATCCTTTCATCACGGAAAGAGTTAATAACAGCCAAAATGTAAAATACGGTGTTCCTAACAACGATTTCGAAAGAATAATGCGGCGTAGCCAAGAAAGGACACTAGGAAAAAATGGTTTGCGACGCCCTACTTCAGAGGATCATATTGCTATACAAAACAACGAATACCTTAAAAACTATTCGTTTAGAAATGACCAGCCACGTAGACCGGCGTCTGTTTCAGCAGAACCAAATCATTACGggctttatattaatagtccAGCTTGGAGGAGAAGCGAGCAAAGTAATATTGTTAAGCCTGAACCGTTACAAGTAAACCAAGACTACCTATACTACGCTGATCAAAGTCCAAGATCACGCAAGCCTATTAGCATTAAATCGAGTCAAAACGAACTTCATAATCAATATTTGAGTGACTCTCAAGTTTCTACTactatgaatgaaaaaccttACCATAAACCACGTACTGCAACAGagttttggaaaaaaattgaTGACGCAGAGAGACAAAGACGTTCACATACAGTCTTTGCTAATTCCCGCAGTAATAGTGACTATTCAAGCAATGCCCAAGTAAATAGACTTTCAAcagatcaaaataataaactccCGTGGAATAAACGAAGttctgaaaatattgataattctaataaaaataaatcttttgacATAATGGATGGTGCCAAAGTGTGGAAAGCGACAACTGAATATAAACGATCTACTACTGTTGAACCGGAGAAAACCCCAAATTCCGCCAATAAGACTCATGTACGACATAAGTCTGATACATACGTTTCAGGTTCTTACTTAAATCCATCAgatgatgaaaaaaattcaGAAAGACGAAAATCAACGAACCTCGATGATGCCTTAAATGAATTAGAGgctatttataatagtttaggCTTAGGAGATGAAGACCTACTTGATAGAGCTGAACAAAGGGAATTAATGACACCTAAGTCAAATGAACAATTCAATGATTGGAATGGGAACGATAATGATATTCAATTGCGTAGTCAACCTTCTACTCCGCTACGACGTCTATCTCGAAGATCTACCCTACCTGATAAATTGCAAGATGATATGGCTTTTAGAAGAATGAATTCATTTTCTAATAAAGATAAAGCCAATTTTAAAGACTCTCAAGCACAAATAAGTTACATGTTAGCATCCCCGGTATACGTTCCATACGCATCTGACGATGATAGACAATCATTACGAAATGAGCCTGATATAGTTTATGATGATGTTGTTTATAGgaacattaaacaaacaaacagcaGATTGAAGACTATTGATCCGCAGCCACCTTTTGGTATACCAGTCGGTCCAGTATCACCAGCACCTCAAAGTGATTATTTGCATGCAACACCAGAGAATAAAGGAAGATCTAGATTTGTGCCCAAGAGATCACCAGATATTGTGGCAGACGATTTAGCTTATAGAAGCCTAAGAAAAGATAACAGACATTCGTCATTATTTAACGgagaaaattataatggttacaataataacaacagcTATACTGAGTTCCCATTTAATAAGGATAATActgcaaatataaaaaggaaacGCGCTGTAAGGTCCCTTTCAGCGAACATATTCTCTATGATACAGAAAGAAATAGATGATGCTTTAAGTACGAGCAAAACGTCtatgttacaaaaaacaaGTAGTAATAGTGACGTAATGAAGAGGCTTCGTGAAACTTTTGAGAAAAATGACATCCAGAAGGACATATATCCTCGCAATAAGGTAAAGCAAAGACACAATACTGTCAATTTATTTGCTAATAGCACTCATGCGCCATCGCACCAATTTTCAAAAGATGattcattcatttataataatgatgtttGTGTCGTTAAGCCACCATCATGTGATAAGTCAAAAAGCTCATCTCCATCAAATCGTTCACCGCAAGCTTCTAAGCGATCATCTAAGGATGAATTTCAACAGGTTTTAAGTATGTTAGCTCAAGAAGCTATGGACACTAGCAACAAACTAGGTGTAGCCTTAGCTGAACTAGATAGAAACCGTAATAAAAACGATGGTATAGATATGCAAAATAGAATAACTGATAGCAGAACGCTCTTTCTCAATGGTCTGACCGATAAAGCGATTCATGAGAGTGAATCGAGTCCAAAAAAGGATCGTTTGCTTGAAAATAAAGAGGGGGCACATTTGTCTAACGAATTATCCAATAAACAATCGATGGGAAAGAAAACTGAAGATAGTCTACTACTTATATCAAATCAACTGCATAAAGTAGAAGATCAGCTTAAACATACTATTGATAAAGACTCGCAGGTTGGGAATGATTGCCTCAGAGTAAAggaaaatgttgaaaaattaaatgagaaaTCGGTACTGagtgaaacaaatttttcaaacgaaataagtagtagtagtagtataCCAGATGTAGTACCCGTTAGAACGCAACCAGAATCTAAAAGTGTAGATTTAAATGAGTCTACAAAAGTTATTGAAACTACAAAACCTACTATAAATTCCCTCAATCCATTTTTAAACACAGATGacaaaatgaaagaaattaatgAGATTAACGCCTTTAAAGAATTAAAGGATGGAATATCTGATCTTATAGCTGGCATTACAGAAGTTAAtgaaaagttatttgtttctaaaaaaGCTCTTCCAAATGAACCTATTTCACCAAAGGCTATTGACTCGTCTATTGCTAAAACCACTGAGAAATTGAACGAGGTAACAAAGATAAACGCTAATGAGAGTCCGAAAAGAGCTTCTATTAGTCTATCTATATACGATGATGATATGCAAAGTACAAAAGATGGAGCTGATTCAACTGAATATAATTCGTCAGAAGAACTTGCAACCATTTTTAAGTTGGACACTGGTACTAAGCCATCATGTGATAACGATAAACCAAACAAAGAACGAAACGATTTAAATTCtccaaaaattgttaaaaacataACCCAACATCTGAGGAGACTTTCGGTCGATGAAAGTACTAGTCAGAACAATTCACTGCCAACAGTCCCATGGAGAGCTAAAAGGCAAGACAATAAttcacaaaaagaaaaaaaag GCGATAGTACGAAGTCAAAACGCAATTGGCACGACTCAGGCACGTTGATGCTAGCTTGCTCCTACACTCTAATGTTCTCACAGCAACTGACAGAATTGGATTGGCTGACGCTGCTCGGCTTGCTGTTGGCAATTATTACTATCATCGCTATGCTTTTGATTTAA
- the LOC116772747 gene encoding uncharacterized protein LOC116772747 isoform X3: MVAMLEIVSASNNNYFSSFLPTVNSASVPIRDITTSTTTSYRPYNDDHTSVQRHLDRPNQADIEIERSKKDKKWSIGKLFRRKKKEDESSSSQSEDGSKSPSKRKSKKKKRIPAVNNFDHIVIRDTRRAQSVAKPNTRDVTEDGILSDPSAGFINYKVNRPDFNASRDVFKMRENDNFLNKGLLETPSRKKRKSRLKARVEALRNSIKGESSSEDESLKSSSNSSSMIRFRSDDSLMRSRDSSLNKKSRSARNERYIKRLSRDDENQLNKEAELLQQGYTKAEVEMLTRTPTSQSSGYGTCKRDSNKSTTEQPVVNDANRGTMKSESISAFPSTQTYPSTINFNAKVNNERINYSIQYPSNNTNRGYLYLNNNRESSISNQYESPESIMCVKFPLGNVTDLKKEEKAPPVPPPRDMNRKVVTPTSMLYENNPFITERVNNSQNVKYGVPNNDFERIMRRSQERTLGKNGLRRPTSEDHIAIQNNEYLKNYSFRNDQPRRPASVSAEPNHYGLYINSPAWRRSEQSNIVKPEPLQVNQDYLYYADQSPRSRKPISIKSSQNELHNQYLSDSQVSTTMNEKPYHKPRTATEFWKKIDDAERQRRSHTVFANSRSNSDYSSNAQVNRLSTDQNNKLPWNKRSSENIDNSNKNKSFDIMDGAKVWKATTEYKRSTTVEPEKTPNSANKTHVRHKSDTYVSGSYLNPSDDEKNSERRKSTNLDDALNELEAIYNSLGLGDEDLLDRAEQRELMTPKSNEQFNDWNGNDNDIQLRSQPSTPLRRLSRRSTLPDKLQDDMAFRRMNSFSNKDKANFKDSQAQISYMLASPVYVPYASDDDRQSLRNEPDIVYDDVVYRNIKQTNSRLKTIDPQPPFGIPVGPVSPAPQSDYLHATPENKGRSRFVPKRSPDIVADDLAYRSLRKDNRHSSLFNGENYNGYNNNNSYTEFPFNKDNTANIKRKRAVRSLSANIFSMIQKEIDDALSTSKTSMLQKTSSNSDVMKRLRETFEKNDIQKDIYPRNKVLSMLAQEAMDTSNKLGVALAELDRNRNKNDGIDMQNRITDSRTLFLNGLTDKAIHESESSPKKDRLLENKEGAHLSNELSNKQSMGKKTEDSLLLISNQLHKVEDQLKHTIDKDSQVGNDCLRVKENVEKLNEKSVLSETNFSNEISSSSSIPDVVPVRTQPESKSVDLNESTKVIETTKPTINSLNPFLNTDDKMKEINEINAFKELKDGISDLIAGITEVNEKLFVSKKALPNEPISPKAIDSSIAKTTEKLNEVTKINANESPKRASISLSIYDDDMQSTKDGADSTEYNSSEELATIFKLDTGTKPSCDNDKPNKERNDLNSPKIVKNITQHLRRLSVDESTSQNNSLPTVPWRAKRQDNNSQKEKKGEN, from the exons ATGGTGGCAATGTTGGAAATCGTCAGCGCTtctaataataactatttttcgTCATTCTTACCT ACGGTCAACTCCGCTTCTGTTCCCATCCGGGATATCACAACGTCAACCACAACTTCATATCGGCCGTACAACGATGACCACACCTCCGTCCAACGCCATTTAGACAGACCAAATCAGGCTGATATAGAAATTGAACGCTCcaagaaagataaaaaatggTCTATAGGAAAGCTTTttagaagaaaaaagaaagaagATGAAAGTTCATCGTCGCAAAGTGAGGATGGAAGTAAATCGCCatctaaaagaaaaagtaagAAGAAAAAACGTATCCCCGCCGTCAATAACTTCGACCACATAGTCATAAGAGATACGAGACGTGCGCAAAGTGTAGCGAAACCAAACACTCGTGATGTAACTGAAGATGGTATTTTATCTGATCCATCAGCTggattcataaattataaggtTAACAGGCCCGATTTTAATGCTTCTAGAGACGTTTTTAAAATGAgagaaaatgataattttttaaacaagggGCTCTTAGAAACACCCTCacgaaaaaaaagaaaaagcaGATTGAAAGCCCGTGTCGAGGCCTTGAGAAATAGTATTAAAGGAGAATCTAGCAGTGAAGATGAGTCTTTGAAGTCCTCTTCCAATTCATCTTCTATGATTAGATTTAGAAGTGATGACTCCTTAATGAGGTCTCGCGACagctcattaaataaaaaatcgagAAGTGCACGTAATGAGAGGTACATTAAGCGTCTCTCCCGAGATGACGAAAATCAGCTCAATAAAGAAGCAGAGCTACTTCAACAAGGTTATACTAAAGCAGAAGTTGAAATGCTAACACGAACGCCGACTAGTCAAAGTAGTGGCTATGGAACATGCAAACGTGATTCTAATAAAAGTACAACGGAACAGCCAGTAGTGAATGACGCTAACAGAGGCACTATGAAATCGGAGTCTATATCTGCATTTCCATCAACTCAAACATACCCTTCAACGATTAATTTTAACGCCAAAGTTAACAACGAACGTATTAATTACTCAATACAATACCCAAGTAACAACACCAATCGGGGATACTTAtaccttaataataatagagagAGTAGCATTTCAAATCAATATGAAAGTCCAGAGAGTATAATGTGTGTTAAATTTCCTTTAGGAAATGTTACCGATCTTAAAAAAGAGGAAAAGGCCCCACCAGTACCGCCGCCTAGAGATATGAATCGAAAAGTTGTTACTCCTACTTCAATGCTCTATGAAAACAATCCTTTCATCACGGAAAGAGTTAATAACAGCCAAAATGTAAAATACGGTGTTCCTAACAACGATTTCGAAAGAATAATGCGGCGTAGCCAAGAAAGGACACTAGGAAAAAATGGTTTGCGACGCCCTACTTCAGAGGATCATATTGCTATACAAAACAACGAATACCTTAAAAACTATTCGTTTAGAAATGACCAGCCACGTAGACCGGCGTCTGTTTCAGCAGAACCAAATCATTACGggctttatattaatagtccAGCTTGGAGGAGAAGCGAGCAAAGTAATATTGTTAAGCCTGAACCGTTACAAGTAAACCAAGACTACCTATACTACGCTGATCAAAGTCCAAGATCACGCAAGCCTATTAGCATTAAATCGAGTCAAAACGAACTTCATAATCAATATTTGAGTGACTCTCAAGTTTCTACTactatgaatgaaaaaccttACCATAAACCACGTACTGCAACAGagttttggaaaaaaattgaTGACGCAGAGAGACAAAGACGTTCACATACAGTCTTTGCTAATTCCCGCAGTAATAGTGACTATTCAAGCAATGCCCAAGTAAATAGACTTTCAAcagatcaaaataataaactccCGTGGAATAAACGAAGttctgaaaatattgataattctaataaaaataaatcttttgacATAATGGATGGTGCCAAAGTGTGGAAAGCGACAACTGAATATAAACGATCTACTACTGTTGAACCGGAGAAAACCCCAAATTCCGCCAATAAGACTCATGTACGACATAAGTCTGATACATACGTTTCAGGTTCTTACTTAAATCCATCAgatgatgaaaaaaattcaGAAAGACGAAAATCAACGAACCTCGATGATGCCTTAAATGAATTAGAGgctatttataatagtttaggCTTAGGAGATGAAGACCTACTTGATAGAGCTGAACAAAGGGAATTAATGACACCTAAGTCAAATGAACAATTCAATGATTGGAATGGGAACGATAATGATATTCAATTGCGTAGTCAACCTTCTACTCCGCTACGACGTCTATCTCGAAGATCTACCCTACCTGATAAATTGCAAGATGATATGGCTTTTAGAAGAATGAATTCATTTTCTAATAAAGATAAAGCCAATTTTAAAGACTCTCAAGCACAAATAAGTTACATGTTAGCATCCCCGGTATACGTTCCATACGCATCTGACGATGATAGACAATCATTACGAAATGAGCCTGATATAGTTTATGATGATGTTGTTTATAGgaacattaaacaaacaaacagcaGATTGAAGACTATTGATCCGCAGCCACCTTTTGGTATACCAGTCGGTCCAGTATCACCAGCACCTCAAAGTGATTATTTGCATGCAACACCAGAGAATAAAGGAAGATCTAGATTTGTGCCCAAGAGATCACCAGATATTGTGGCAGACGATTTAGCTTATAGAAGCCTAAGAAAAGATAACAGACATTCGTCATTATTTAACGgagaaaattataatggttacaataataacaacagcTATACTGAGTTCCCATTTAATAAGGATAATActgcaaatataaaaaggaaacGCGCTGTAAGGTCCCTTTCAGCGAACATATTCTCTATGATACAGAAAGAAATAGATGATGCTTTAAGTACGAGCAAAACGTCtatgttacaaaaaacaaGTAGTAATAGTGACGTAATGAAGAGGCTTCGTGAAACTTTTGAGAAAAATGACATCCAGAAGGACATATATCCTCGCAATAAG GTTTTAAGTATGTTAGCTCAAGAAGCTATGGACACTAGCAACAAACTAGGTGTAGCCTTAGCTGAACTAGATAGAAACCGTAATAAAAACGATGGTATAGATATGCAAAATAGAATAACTGATAGCAGAACGCTCTTTCTCAATGGTCTGACCGATAAAGCGATTCATGAGAGTGAATCGAGTCCAAAAAAGGATCGTTTGCTTGAAAATAAAGAGGGGGCACATTTGTCTAACGAATTATCCAATAAACAATCGATGGGAAAGAAAACTGAAGATAGTCTACTACTTATATCAAATCAACTGCATAAAGTAGAAGATCAGCTTAAACATACTATTGATAAAGACTCGCAGGTTGGGAATGATTGCCTCAGAGTAAAggaaaatgttgaaaaattaaatgagaaaTCGGTACTGagtgaaacaaatttttcaaacgaaataagtagtagtagtagtataCCAGATGTAGTACCCGTTAGAACGCAACCAGAATCTAAAAGTGTAGATTTAAATGAGTCTACAAAAGTTATTGAAACTACAAAACCTACTATAAATTCCCTCAATCCATTTTTAAACACAGATGacaaaatgaaagaaattaatgAGATTAACGCCTTTAAAGAATTAAAGGATGGAATATCTGATCTTATAGCTGGCATTACAGAAGTTAAtgaaaagttatttgtttctaaaaaaGCTCTTCCAAATGAACCTATTTCACCAAAGGCTATTGACTCGTCTATTGCTAAAACCACTGAGAAATTGAACGAGGTAACAAAGATAAACGCTAATGAGAGTCCGAAAAGAGCTTCTATTAGTCTATCTATATACGATGATGATATGCAAAGTACAAAAGATGGAGCTGATTCAACTGAATATAATTCGTCAGAAGAACTTGCAACCATTTTTAAGTTGGACACTGGTACTAAGCCATCATGTGATAACGATAAACCAAACAAAGAACGAAACGATTTAAATTCtccaaaaattgttaaaaacataACCCAACATCTGAGGAGACTTTCGGTCGATGAAAGTACTAGTCAGAACAATTCACTGCCAACAGTCCCATGGAGAGCTAAAAGGCAAGACAATAAttcacaaaaagaaaaaaaag GTGAAAACTGA